One part of the [Synechococcus] sp. NIES-970 genome encodes these proteins:
- a CDS encoding putative two-component sensor histidine kinase: MTTLPQLLPVSAEFVSLCQGQLQLIAQGIGAQWGVVYLAQPDCEGQGATLQAIAAFPDRLITAMAAEQESTETVMGEQLAWVDLPIGEEKGDVDPHLMGLLGEPSTAFPLCHGDLILGILATGRRDRPWRSPEVAHIALVVDSLVLACVLDQQKSWATQQLAQQQHLQTLEQDHFHDLLHQLRNPTMAIGTFGKLLLKRLMPEEKNYGVAEGIVRESDRLKDLLAEFSAEVDFLTAQIPQLESQANLALPPETPSQQNLERALPLQPVVLTEVLLPLVTSLEAIAAERGVLLNYSLPDALPPVLGNQTALLEILNNLLENAIKYTPPGGQVLLQIQSQAQEVTIAVHDTGYGIPAVDLPHVFERRYRGVQGEGAIEGTGLGLAIASDLVHKLAGDLEVYSPTLGLPHTEQLPGSTFILWLKVAPTSP; this comes from the coding sequence ATGACAACGTTACCGCAATTATTACCGGTCAGTGCTGAATTTGTGTCTCTTTGTCAAGGGCAGTTGCAATTAATCGCTCAGGGGATTGGGGCGCAGTGGGGGGTTGTTTATTTAGCTCAACCCGATTGTGAGGGACAAGGGGCCACTTTGCAGGCGATCGCCGCGTTTCCAGACCGACTGATTACGGCAATGGCGGCAGAACAAGAGTCTACTGAGACAGTGATGGGAGAACAGCTTGCTTGGGTTGATCTTCCCATTGGGGAAGAAAAAGGAGATGTGGATCCGCATTTAATGGGTCTTTTGGGAGAGCCCAGTACGGCGTTTCCCCTGTGCCATGGGGATTTGATTTTGGGGATTTTGGCGACAGGACGACGGGACCGGCCTTGGCGATCGCCCGAGGTGGCTCATATTGCCCTAGTGGTGGACAGTTTGGTTTTGGCCTGTGTGCTGGATCAACAAAAAAGCTGGGCAACGCAGCAGTTAGCACAACAACAACATTTACAGACGTTAGAGCAGGATCATTTCCATGACCTGCTGCACCAGTTGCGCAATCCCACCATGGCCATTGGTACTTTTGGGAAATTACTCCTGAAGCGGCTCATGCCAGAGGAAAAAAACTATGGGGTAGCAGAGGGGATTGTGCGAGAAAGCGATCGCCTCAAAGATCTACTCGCAGAATTTAGTGCGGAAGTGGATTTTTTAACGGCACAAATTCCTCAACTCGAAAGTCAAGCAAATCTCGCCTTACCCCCCGAAACGCCATCCCAACAAAATTTAGAACGAGCTTTACCACTGCAGCCAGTTGTTCTCACAGAAGTGCTTTTGCCGTTGGTGACTTCCCTAGAGGCGATCGCCGCTGAGCGGGGGGTGCTTTTAAACTACAGCCTGCCTGATGCTTTACCCCCAGTACTGGGAAATCAAACAGCACTTTTAGAAATTTTGAATAATTTGCTCGAAAACGCCATTAAATACACCCCTCCAGGGGGCCAAGTCTTGTTGCAGATCCAAAGCCAGGCCCAAGAAGTGACGATCGCGGTCCATGATACGGGCTATGGTATTCCGGCGGTGGATCTGCCCCATGTCTTTGAGCGGCGCTACCGGGGTGTCCAAGGGGAAGGCGCCATTGAAGGGACCGGTTTAGGTTTGGCGATCGCCAGTGATTTAGTCCATAAACTGGCCGGCGATCTGGAAGTTTATAGTCCGACCCTGGGTTTACCCCACACTGAACAGTTGCCTGGTAGTACCTTTATTCTCTGGCTCAAGGTCGCACCAACATCTCCTTGA
- a CDS encoding CbbY family protein → MGQLEALIFDVDGTLANTEKDAHRVAFNRAFSDVGLSWDWSVDLYGQLLKVTGGKERIRFYIESWQPQMPTVKDLTAFIKDLHARKTQHYCDLLANEVLPLRPGVKRLIQEARDQGIRLAIATTTTPANVTALLTHSLAPDAMDWFEVIAAGDMVPQKKPAPDIFLYALEKMNLRAEQCVAFEDSGNGWLSSRDAGLTTVVTVNNYTANQDFTGADLVLSDLGEPDQPFTVLAGEVGTWPYFDVALAAALLSRKSSS, encoded by the coding sequence ATGGGACAGTTAGAAGCCCTTATTTTTGATGTGGATGGCACCCTGGCCAATACGGAAAAAGATGCCCACCGGGTCGCGTTTAATCGTGCCTTTAGTGATGTGGGTTTATCTTGGGACTGGTCGGTAGACCTCTATGGTCAGCTCCTCAAAGTCACAGGCGGAAAAGAAAGAATTCGCTTTTACATCGAATCTTGGCAGCCTCAAATGCCGACGGTGAAAGATTTAACGGCCTTTATCAAAGATCTCCATGCCCGTAAAACCCAGCATTACTGCGATTTACTTGCGAATGAGGTTTTACCCTTGCGTCCCGGTGTGAAGCGGCTGATCCAGGAAGCCCGTGATCAAGGGATTCGCTTAGCGATCGCCACCACCACTACCCCAGCGAATGTGACAGCCCTACTCACCCATTCCTTAGCCCCCGATGCGATGGATTGGTTTGAGGTGATCGCCGCTGGGGATATGGTTCCCCAGAAAAAACCCGCCCCTGATATTTTTCTTTATGCCCTCGAAAAAATGAATCTCCGGGCCGAGCAATGTGTGGCTTTTGAAGATTCGGGCAATGGCTGGCTCTCTTCCCGGGATGCGGGTTTAACTACGGTTGTCACGGTCAATAACTACACCGCTAACCAGGACTTTACCGGGGCTGACCTGGTGCTCAGTGACCTTGGTGAACCTGACCAGCCCTTCACGGTTTTAGCCGGAGAAGTGGGAACTTGGCCCTATTTTGATGTGGCTTTGGCCGCCGCATTACTGAGCCGGAAAAGCAGTAGTTGA
- a CDS encoding hypothetical protein (conserved hypothetical protein), with the protein MRQDNQIRRSPQNFSWALLKKWSAVWILSMSMLLGCLPAALAAENNPRTFLPLELDFLDEYRLPKTEFQGTPVGGLSELDYDPKTATYYAISDDRSQFAPARFYTFKLKLDETGVIPQIQDLNLESVITLSNRSGEPFAPGSIDPEALALSPRNTLLITSEGDSRLGIDPFVKEFNLGGQEISDLRIPQRFLLGNNGRGVRNNLGFEALAISAPSQAPADPFRVFVAPESSLAQDSRPGNRNEPIRFLHYVVNPVGDPVLIGEHLYPLEPTPPGVFLNGLVALIALPQEGYFLSLERTYSLLGGGAKLFQVTIGNATDTARIDSLAGNPETVTPMRKQLLLDLGNLGIGLDNLEGMTLGPKFADGSQSLLLISDDNFSDRQVNQLLLFRLSNAAAKATSK; encoded by the coding sequence ATGCGTCAAGATAATCAAATCAGGCGATCGCCCCAAAACTTTTCCTGGGCGCTGCTCAAAAAATGGTCAGCAGTCTGGATCCTTAGTATGAGTATGTTGCTGGGTTGCCTGCCAGCAGCCTTGGCCGCCGAAAATAATCCTCGTACTTTTTTGCCCTTAGAGTTAGATTTTTTAGACGAATACCGCTTGCCGAAAACAGAATTCCAAGGAACACCGGTAGGCGGCCTATCAGAGTTGGACTATGACCCCAAAACTGCCACCTACTATGCGATCAGTGATGACCGTTCCCAGTTTGCCCCGGCCCGTTTTTACACCTTCAAACTAAAACTAGATGAAACGGGGGTGATCCCTCAGATTCAAGACCTCAATCTAGAGTCAGTGATTACTCTCAGTAACCGCAGCGGTGAACCCTTTGCCCCAGGTAGCATTGACCCAGAGGCCTTAGCCCTTTCGCCTCGAAATACCCTGCTAATCACCAGTGAAGGGGATTCCAGGTTAGGCATTGATCCCTTTGTGAAGGAATTTAACCTTGGGGGCCAAGAAATCAGTGACCTCAGAATTCCCCAACGTTTTTTGCTAGGAAATAATGGCCGGGGGGTGCGCAACAATTTAGGTTTCGAAGCCTTAGCCATTTCTGCCCCTTCCCAAGCACCAGCAGATCCTTTCCGGGTTTTTGTTGCCCCAGAGTCTTCCTTAGCCCAAGATTCTCGTCCAGGTAATCGCAATGAACCGATTCGCTTTTTGCATTACGTTGTCAATCCCGTCGGCGATCCGGTATTGATCGGCGAGCATCTTTATCCCCTTGAGCCAACGCCTCCAGGGGTCTTTCTGAATGGCCTAGTAGCCCTCATTGCCCTCCCCCAAGAAGGTTATTTCTTAAGCCTCGAACGCACCTACAGCCTGCTAGGGGGCGGTGCAAAATTATTCCAAGTGACGATTGGCAATGCCACCGACACCGCCCGGATCGATTCCCTCGCCGGCAATCCAGAGACAGTGACGCCGATGCGAAAACAACTGTTATTGGATCTCGGCAATTTGGGCATTGGCCTAGATAACCTGGAGGGGATGACCCTGGGGCCAAAGTTTGCCGATGGCAGCCAGAGTCTGTTGCTGATCAGTGATGATAATTTTAGCGATCGCCAAGTCAATCAACTACTGCTTTTCCGGCTCAGTAATGCGGCGGCCAAAGCCACATCAAAATAG
- a CDS encoding hypothetical protein (conserved hypothetical protein) yields MSASIVELMDQLPQKNLTTMLLNGLDFVVPGQWQNTVGFDNMVKVVTRETDPAILQAVRDRAIVLYSDKSQGYQRAMWIYQTVDQADKALAAAALANKVGDKIPLVGGLMQKVTPNTDKAQAIDLSLKLVAEITCFCQINGIPGDSLGDFMKAIADYSGEEIMRIAALICVDGLIPLGPDFLEKINQTLKNLSAGDLNGNAAFKRMGEFLPGGNTAGKLAFINQSFGSMQSWMGNFVRDRGLTPEKIMNQIQGFVDVSNNKLDYVAAFLDLSTNYYEHTGTQTVARRLITRAYGEI; encoded by the coding sequence ATGAGCGCTTCAATTGTAGAGTTGATGGATCAGTTACCCCAAAAAAATCTGACGACCATGCTCCTCAACGGCCTCGATTTCGTCGTGCCGGGACAGTGGCAGAACACCGTGGGCTTTGACAACATGGTCAAGGTCGTCACCAGAGAGACGGACCCGGCGATTCTTCAGGCGGTACGCGATCGCGCGATCGTGCTCTACAGCGATAAATCCCAGGGTTACCAACGGGCGATGTGGATTTACCAAACCGTAGACCAAGCCGATAAAGCATTAGCGGCCGCGGCCTTGGCTAACAAGGTGGGCGATAAAATCCCTTTGGTGGGCGGCCTGATGCAAAAGGTGACCCCCAATACGGACAAGGCCCAGGCGATCGATCTGAGTCTGAAACTCGTCGCCGAAATCACCTGCTTCTGTCAAATTAATGGCATCCCCGGTGATAGCCTGGGGGATTTCATGAAGGCGATCGCCGACTACAGCGGTGAAGAAATCATGCGCATTGCTGCCTTAATCTGCGTCGATGGTTTGATTCCCCTCGGCCCCGATTTTCTCGAAAAAATTAACCAGACCTTGAAAAATCTCTCAGCGGGCGATCTCAATGGCAATGCGGCCTTTAAACGAATGGGGGAATTTCTCCCTGGGGGCAACACCGCCGGGAAACTTGCGTTTATTAACCAGAGCTTTGGTTCGATGCAGAGCTGGATGGGAAATTTTGTCCGCGATCGCGGCCTCACCCCAGAAAAAATCATGAACCAAATTCAGGGTTTTGTGGATGTTTCTAACAATAAGCTTGATTATGTGGCGGCTTTTCTCGACCTCAGCACCAACTACTACGAACATACGGGTACCCAAACCGTGGCGCGGCGCTTGATTACGCGGGCCTATGGGGAAATTTAA
- a CDS encoding hypothetical protein (conserved hypothetical protein) → MRFFHSLYRAIAPVLLASLLFLTACGGSSPVSSGLDSGPGTELTAPETVQTPQKGSAFNPFFPADKTDGYDRVFTQEKEGFAEIKLSLNGTEMALISISDTATNLAARNKFAEAQENINGFPLVAQGANAHVVLVGDRYQVKVMSRDPSFGPEARQAWLAKVNLNGLAALQ, encoded by the coding sequence ATGCGTTTTTTTCACTCTCTCTATCGGGCGATCGCCCCTGTGTTACTCGCCAGTCTTCTGTTTCTGACGGCTTGTGGCGGTAGTTCACCGGTGTCATCGGGTTTGGATTCCGGGCCTGGGACGGAATTAACGGCCCCTGAAACTGTGCAGACTCCCCAAAAAGGCAGTGCGTTTAATCCATTTTTTCCGGCGGATAAAACCGACGGTTATGACCGGGTGTTTACCCAAGAAAAAGAAGGCTTTGCTGAAATTAAGCTGAGTCTTAATGGCACTGAAATGGCGCTGATTTCCATCTCGGATACGGCGACGAATCTGGCGGCACGCAACAAATTTGCCGAAGCCCAGGAAAATATTAATGGCTTTCCCCTCGTGGCCCAGGGCGCTAATGCCCATGTGGTTTTAGTCGGCGATCGCTATCAGGTCAAAGTCATGTCCCGGGATCCCAGTTTTGGCCCTGAGGCGCGCCAAGCTTGGTTGGCGAAAGTCAATCTCAACGGCCTGGCCGCCCTGCAGTAA
- the ubiH_1 gene encoding ubiquinone biosynthesis hydroxylase, UbiH/UbiF/VisC/COQ6 family, which yields MEKSRLGFDVIIVGGGIVGVTLAACLKNTGLRLAIVEAQPLDVVTQRQRAYAMSLLSQRIFQDLGVWEAIAHRSGHYRQIQLSDENFSGVVKFVRQDLQRDFLGFSGQHQVILETLQASLRGHDNIHWFCPAQVTEIHYEQDQATVELSSETQGEMTLQGALVVGADGPRSLVRRGAGIQTKGWQYGQSCVTCVVEHEAPRNDVAFERFWGTGPMGVLPLTDNRCQIVWTNPHAEAQRLKELPPEVFLQRLEQHTGPQLGRLKLMGDRQVFPVQLMQGDRYVGHRLALVGDAAHCCHPVGGQGLNLGLRDAAALAETLIAAQQKGQDLGRLSVLKHYERWRQGENLVILGFTDFLNRLFSNRILPIVWLRRLGLIFLAKFNPFRLFALKLMTGQKGRQPRILA from the coding sequence ATGGAAAAATCTCGCCTTGGGTTTGATGTGATTATCGTTGGTGGTGGCATTGTGGGGGTAACCCTCGCCGCCTGCCTCAAAAACACTGGTCTACGGCTGGCCATTGTGGAAGCGCAACCCCTCGATGTGGTTACCCAACGGCAGCGGGCCTATGCCATGTCCTTGCTTTCCCAGCGGATTTTTCAAGATTTGGGGGTTTGGGAGGCGATCGCCCACCGCAGTGGTCACTATCGCCAAATTCAGCTATCCGACGAAAATTTTTCCGGTGTGGTGAAATTTGTCCGTCAAGATCTGCAGCGAGATTTTCTTGGCTTTTCGGGGCAGCACCAAGTGATTCTCGAAACCCTCCAAGCTTCCCTCCGGGGCCATGACAATATTCACTGGTTCTGTCCAGCCCAGGTCACAGAGATTCACTACGAACAGGATCAAGCAACCGTCGAGCTCTCCAGTGAAACCCAGGGTGAAATGACGTTGCAAGGCGCTTTAGTGGTCGGTGCGGACGGGCCACGTTCCCTCGTGCGTCGAGGGGCTGGGATTCAAACGAAGGGCTGGCAATATGGACAGTCCTGCGTGACTTGCGTGGTCGAACATGAAGCGCCCCGCAATGATGTGGCCTTTGAACGGTTCTGGGGCACAGGGCCGATGGGCGTTTTACCACTGACAGACAATCGCTGCCAAATTGTTTGGACCAATCCCCATGCTGAAGCCCAACGCCTGAAGGAACTGCCCCCTGAAGTCTTTTTACAACGCCTAGAACAGCACACTGGCCCCCAATTGGGTCGGTTAAAACTCATGGGCGATCGCCAGGTCTTTCCGGTGCAACTGATGCAGGGCGATCGCTATGTGGGCCATCGTTTAGCCCTGGTGGGGGATGCCGCCCACTGCTGCCATCCCGTCGGGGGTCAGGGGTTGAACTTGGGGCTGCGGGATGCGGCAGCCCTGGCAGAAACTTTAATTGCCGCCCAGCAAAAGGGTCAAGATTTGGGGCGCTTATCTGTGCTGAAACATTATGAACGGTGGCGCCAGGGCGAAAATCTGGTGATCCTTGGCTTTACTGATTTTCTCAATCGGCTTTTTTCTAATCGCATTTTGCCGATTGTCTGGCTGCGGCGTTTGGGGTTGATCTTCCTGGCAAAATTCAATCCCTTCCGTCTATTTGCCCTCAAGCTGATGACTGGCCAAAAGGGTCGCCAGCCGCGTATTTTGGCCTAA
- a CDS encoding hypothetical protein (conserved hypothetical protein): MESNAEPIYFYKAYDPYGCFSNFSPHPIHCEGCIWPTAEHFYQAHKFLPATQQALIDKIRQVPTPESAAALGRDSQYPKRPDWEDIKQQVMWQAIWTKFTTHTDIAQILLATGEALIIENSPVDYYWGCGADGSGQNHLGKLLMRVRDQLRQRR, from the coding sequence ATGGAGTCAAACGCCGAACCGATTTATTTCTATAAGGCTTATGACCCCTATGGCTGTTTCTCTAATTTTTCTCCCCACCCAATCCACTGCGAAGGCTGCATTTGGCCCACAGCCGAGCATTTTTACCAAGCCCACAAATTTTTACCTGCTACCCAACAGGCCTTGATCGACAAAATTCGTCAAGTACCCACGCCGGAATCGGCTGCCGCCCTTGGTCGCGATTCCCAGTACCCCAAGCGCCCTGATTGGGAAGATATTAAACAACAGGTGATGTGGCAGGCCATCTGGACGAAATTTACGACCCATACAGACATTGCCCAAATCCTACTCGCCACGGGGGAAGCGCTCATTATCGAAAATTCCCCCGTGGATTATTACTGGGGTTGCGGGGCCGATGGCAGTGGCCAAAATCACCTCGGTAAATTGCTGATGCGAGTGCGGGATCAGTTGCGTCAACGGCGATAG
- a CDS encoding hypothetical protein (conserved hypothetical protein) translates to MAISPRKVIRQRSPRRQKAKFRRRRWFALSVITLMGAIAYHQIEAALRQPKAIFVLGGHEEREQFAAQFAQQHPDLKVWVSSGSPPEYARQIFAKYQIEGDRLQLDYRAEDTVTNFTSLVEELKREGIDSVYLVTSENHMNRAKLVAQIVFGTNNIAVKPIPVPSEYPPETTLKSIRDGIRSLLWVVTGETGREWQTLIPISAQAQQIPPLPGIDSPKENL, encoded by the coding sequence ATGGCTATTTCTCCTCGAAAAGTTATACGACAGCGATCGCCCCGGCGACAGAAAGCAAAATTTCGGCGGCGGCGTTGGTTCGCCCTCAGTGTGATTACCCTAATGGGGGCGATCGCCTACCACCAGATTGAGGCTGCCTTACGCCAACCCAAGGCGATCTTTGTCCTGGGGGGCCACGAAGAGCGAGAACAGTTTGCCGCCCAATTTGCCCAACAACATCCAGATTTAAAAGTGTGGGTATCTTCCGGGAGCCCACCGGAATATGCCCGGCAGATCTTTGCAAAATATCAAATCGAAGGCGATCGCCTCCAGCTCGATTATCGTGCCGAAGACACCGTCACCAATTTCACAAGCCTGGTAGAAGAGCTCAAACGAGAAGGCATCGATAGTGTTTATTTGGTTACTTCCGAAAATCACATGAACCGCGCCAAGCTAGTAGCCCAGATCGTTTTTGGCACCAACAATATTGCAGTCAAACCAATCCCTGTGCCGTCCGAATATCCCCCCGAAACCACACTGAAATCGATCCGTGATGGGATCCGCTCCCTGTTATGGGTCGTCACCGGCGAAACAGGCCGTGAATGGCAAACCTTGATCCCCATATCTGCCCAAGCACAGCAGATTCCGCCACTACCTGGGATCGACTCACCCAAGGAAAATCTATAA
- a CDS encoding hypothetical protein (conserved hypothetical protein), giving the protein MTDEQLKLFSVADAPNPYRTERPPSLTLGKDSLLQWKQRLQKFQDKVRLNPLPSQTSLIFETAPKPDHWDAEKIDPFGLPPKPWDFYRERYDPLRESQANIYFVLDHAVPLLLYVGETKLSIKQRWQGVHDCKDYIDAYISLHRQYDLAVAVNLAFNVSVPADRTQRLALERALILKWRSPFNKECWRYWGQPFQRRG; this is encoded by the coding sequence ATGACCGACGAACAGCTCAAGCTTTTTTCTGTGGCCGATGCCCCCAATCCCTATCGTACGGAACGGCCTCCCAGCCTCACCTTAGGCAAAGACAGTTTGTTGCAGTGGAAACAGCGCCTTCAAAAATTTCAAGACAAGGTGCGCCTCAATCCGCTCCCAAGCCAAACCAGTTTAATTTTTGAGACGGCACCGAAGCCGGACCATTGGGATGCCGAGAAAATCGATCCCTTTGGTTTGCCGCCGAAACCCTGGGATTTTTACCGGGAACGCTATGATCCGCTGCGGGAAAGTCAGGCAAATATTTATTTTGTCCTCGACCATGCGGTGCCGCTGTTGCTCTACGTGGGGGAAACGAAACTCTCGATTAAGCAGCGTTGGCAAGGGGTCCACGATTGCAAAGATTACATTGATGCCTACATCAGTCTGCACCGTCAGTATGACTTGGCAGTGGCGGTCAATCTGGCGTTCAACGTATCTGTTCCCGCCGACCGGACCCAGCGGCTGGCCCTGGAGCGGGCTCTAATTTTGAAGTGGCGATCGCCTTTTAACAAAGAATGCTGGCGTTACTGGGGACAACCCTTCCAGCGGCGGGGCTAA
- a CDS encoding glyoxalase family protein: protein MHHASIRTADIHRAIAFYGQLGFAIETQFTTGYTLACWLQGPLGRLELIQIPQPKPAPDAFGDEHYVGYYHLSFDLTEVTPDLSTWLTNLQETAPEPITVLLKPQQQMIGDRIYEVMFLADADGLPLEFIRLQGERA, encoded by the coding sequence ATGCACCATGCCTCGATCCGGACTGCTGATATTCACCGGGCGATCGCCTTCTATGGGCAGCTCGGTTTTGCCATAGAAACCCAATTCACCACGGGCTATACCCTTGCCTGTTGGCTCCAAGGTCCCCTCGGTCGCCTGGAGTTGATTCAAATCCCCCAGCCAAAACCCGCCCCCGATGCCTTTGGGGATGAGCATTACGTCGGTTATTACCATTTGTCCTTTGATCTGACTGAAGTGACCCCTGATTTATCCACTTGGCTCACAAATTTACAAGAGACTGCCCCTGAGCCGATCACGGTGCTCCTCAAACCGCAACAGCAGATGATTGGCGATCGCATCTATGAGGTGATGTTCCTCGCCGATGCCGATGGCCTGCCCCTAGAATTTATCCGCTTGCAGGGGGAGCGGGCTTAG
- a CDS encoding hypothetical protein (protein of unknown function (DUF399)): protein MGTWRKAWGWLLWGSLFFYGSLAYADDNIGDRLNAITLKTAPLSDANASLTALKTAQIIYLGEHHTSAADHLAQLEIIKALHGHNPQVAIAMEMFQRPFQDVLDRYIAGEISEAELVAQTEYETRWGFDWELYAPILRFAQAKQIPVLALNAPNEVVRQVSSAGLASLEAADYEYLPPRDELDLTNENYQALLQEAFSGHGQHGNFNFENFFAAQVVWDETMAEAIAQFATENPDTQIITLAGQGHVVYGYGIPDRVQRRLGEDLRQQKVLLNPSPEVATVPDVADLLWWTEIPAIAPRLPSD from the coding sequence ATGGGCACATGGCGCAAAGCTTGGGGTTGGCTGTTGTGGGGCAGTCTTTTTTTCTATGGTTCTCTGGCCTATGCCGATGACAACATCGGCGATCGCCTCAACGCCATCACCCTCAAAACCGCCCCCTTATCAGATGCAAATGCATCCCTGACGGCCCTGAAAACAGCCCAGATTATCTACTTGGGAGAACACCACACCAGCGCAGCCGACCACCTCGCCCAATTAGAAATTATCAAAGCTCTCCATGGGCATAATCCCCAGGTGGCGATCGCCATGGAAATGTTTCAACGGCCCTTTCAAGACGTTTTAGACCGCTACATTGCCGGGGAAATTAGCGAGGCCGAACTGGTGGCCCAAACAGAATATGAAACCCGCTGGGGCTTTGACTGGGAACTGTATGCGCCGATTCTCCGGTTTGCCCAGGCAAAACAGATTCCAGTGCTTGCCCTTAATGCGCCGAATGAAGTGGTGCGGCAAGTTTCCTCGGCGGGTCTGGCCAGTTTAGAAGCGGCGGATTATGAATACTTACCGCCCCGCGATGAGCTGGATTTGACCAATGAAAATTACCAAGCACTCCTCCAGGAAGCCTTTTCCGGCCACGGGCAACACGGCAACTTCAACTTTGAAAATTTCTTCGCTGCCCAGGTGGTGTGGGATGAAACCATGGCCGAAGCGATCGCCCAGTTTGCCACTGAAAATCCCGACACCCAAATCATTACCCTCGCTGGTCAAGGCCATGTGGTCTATGGCTATGGCATTCCTGACCGGGTACAACGTCGTCTGGGCGAAGACCTCAGGCAACAAAAAGTTTTATTGAATCCCAGCCCAGAGGTGGCAACAGTACCAGATGTAGCGGATCTGCTCTGGTGGACAGAAATTCCGGCGATCGCCCCGAGGCTTCCTTCAGATTAA
- a CDS encoding putative translation initiation factor SUI1, translating into MARKKVVYQEFGDPVAAVAPEVLDLPPQQQSPRIQASRAGRKGKTVTVITGLQHSPENLQKLLKQLKNKCGCGGSLKDGVIEIQGDQRQPILTLLLDQGYKAKVSGG; encoded by the coding sequence ATGGCCCGAAAAAAGGTTGTCTATCAAGAGTTTGGTGATCCAGTGGCAGCAGTGGCCCCAGAGGTCTTAGATCTGCCGCCCCAACAACAAAGTCCCCGCATCCAAGCGAGTCGTGCGGGCCGGAAAGGTAAAACAGTGACGGTGATTACGGGCCTACAACACTCCCCAGAAAATCTGCAAAAGCTTTTAAAACAACTAAAAAATAAGTGCGGTTGCGGGGGCAGCCTCAAGGATGGAGTTATCGAAATCCAAGGGGATCAGCGGCAACCTATTTTGACCCTCCTCCTTGACCAAGGCTACAAGGCCAAAGTGAGTGGCGGTTAA
- a CDS encoding GUN4-like protein: MEATSDLLQEFSALSAKKQLERIPQLIDEGDTGFALLRDFLLAQQDQEATPVMGRICQVLTQNQTADNLLFMQREFPEGVVELQSARNIDYQIIQDKLIEEEFLEADLLTIQKMCELAGESAMKRKWLYFTEVERFPAEDLLTLDRLWQVYSGGKFGFSVQRKLWNSLDKDFNALWEKIAWRDGRTFARYPKAFIWDLEKAPLGHLPTTNQLRGSKMITALFLHPAWTKA, translated from the coding sequence ATGGAGGCAACCAGCGATTTACTGCAAGAATTTTCGGCCCTATCGGCGAAAAAGCAGCTTGAGCGGATCCCCCAACTCATTGACGAAGGCGATACTGGTTTTGCGCTCCTCCGGGATTTTCTCCTCGCCCAGCAAGATCAAGAGGCAACCCCCGTGATGGGGCGCATTTGCCAAGTGCTGACCCAAAATCAAACAGCAGATAATTTATTGTTTATGCAACGGGAGTTTCCGGAAGGAGTCGTCGAACTCCAGTCCGCCCGAAACATTGACTACCAGATCATCCAAGACAAACTTATCGAAGAAGAATTTCTTGAAGCAGACCTGCTGACCATTCAAAAGATGTGTGAGCTCGCTGGCGAATCTGCCATGAAGCGAAAATGGCTTTACTTTACGGAAGTAGAGCGGTTCCCTGCCGAAGACTTACTCACCCTCGATCGCCTCTGGCAGGTTTATTCTGGGGGGAAGTTTGGTTTCTCGGTGCAGCGCAAGCTGTGGAACTCCCTCGACAAAGATTTCAATGCCCTCTGGGAAAAAATCGCCTGGCGGGATGGCCGCACCTTTGCTCGTTACCCAAAGGCATTTATTTGGGACCTCGAAAAAGCGCCCCTGGGTCATTTGCCCACCACAAACCAACTGCGGGGCTCGAAGATGATTACGGCGCTCTTTCTCCATCCAGCTTGGACAAAAGCCTAA